ttccctgtccatcaccaactcccagtgtttactcaaactcatgtccattgagtcagtgatgccatccaaccatcccatcctctgtcatccccttctcctcttgccttcaatctttcccagcatcaagggttttccaatgagttagttcttcacatcaggtggccaaagtattggcgcttcagtttcagcatcagtccttccaacgaatattcaggagtgatttcctttaggatggattggttggttctccttgcaggccaagggactctcaagggtcttctccaacaccacagttcaaaagcatcaattctttggcactcaactttctttatagtccaattctcacatccatacatgaccactggaaaaaccatagccttgactagatggatctttgttggcaaagtaatgtctctgcttttgaatatgctgtctaggttggtcataactttccttccaagaagtaagtgtcttttaatttcatggctgcgtcaccatctgcagtgattttggagcccaagaaaataatgtctctcacgatttccattgttttcccatctatttgccatgaagtgatgggaccggatgccatgatcttagttttctgaatgttgagttttaagccaactttttccctctcctctttcactttcatcaagaggctctttagttcttcttcactttctgccataagggtggtgtcatctgcgtatctgaggagcaatcttgattccagcaatcttgattccagcctgtgcttcatccagcccagcgtttctcataatgtactctgcatataagttaaataagcagggtgacagtatacagccttgatgtattcctttcctgatttggaaccagtctcttgttctatgtccagttctaagtgttgcttcttgacctgcatacagatttctcaagaggcaggtcagatggtccagtattcccatctctttcagaattttccacagtttgttgtgatccacacagtcaaagcctttggcatagtcaataaagcagaagtagatgtttttctggaatgttcttgcttttttgatgattcagtagatgttggcaatttgatctctgattcttctgccttttctaaatccaacttgaagtacatggttcacatactgttgaagcctgatttggagaattttgagcattactttgccagtgtatgagatgggtgcaattgtgtggtagtttgagcattctttggcattgcctttctttgagattggaatgaaaactgaccttttccagtcctgtggccactgctgagttttccaaatttggaaacagATACTGCATATTCAGAGAAGAATCATAAGATAACCTAGGTCCCTACTTTCAACATGAAGGATTTCATATGGGTTGCCTTCCACCTTTCTAAAAGTGAGCTTCACCCTAAGAGCCCTTTAGGATACCTTCAGACAAAGTACAACCCATGTCCATAGGGACACATGCTTCAAGGGAGGCTCTGCTGGGTTCATTGTGATTAACTGCTAGGTTGGAAAAGCTTCATTCCACAAAGACTTAATAGATCACTCCCCACTTTGTGCTCTGGTGATGAATTGTCCAAATAATGAATTTAGTTTTATGTCACATTCTACAAGGTGGCTTGCTCTGCCTTTAGTTTTCAAGTGCCTTGAGGACAGAAACTATTGTATCCACCTTTGTCCCCACAGTCATAAGACAGTGATGTTCAGTGGAGGCCTGATTTTGCCACTCAGGAAACACTCAGCAAAGGGCAGAATCATTTTTTTGTTGTAGCACCTTGGGCAGGGGGTGCCCTGCTGGCATTCGATGCTTAGAAGCTGGGAGACTTGCTAAACTACCCAGGACGACACTACTGCCACCCTTCAACTATCCAGCCCCGAATGTCAACAGTGTCAAGGTTGAGCGCAAACGCTCATGcagaataaattttaataatcgCTCATTTACTTTTTCCAAAAATAATCCATTAGAGAGTTAAAACAACAAATCGAAGCATGTGCTCTTTTATCATTACATTTCCCCTGGAACAATCAGCTCATGTCATAAAATTCTCACAGTCTTGGAAAACTAACAGGGAAAAAATTTCGAGACCTGTATTATCCTGAAGATGTTTGGTTACTGATGAGAATAGTGCTGAAGGGTTCTCTACTACCTTCCTTTCAGCTTTTGACCTACTGTGCACACGGACGTGTAAGCTTACTTACTTTGCCGTTATAATTTGTCACGTTCTGTGTTTTATCACATATGACATCACATAACTGTTTTCAATTTTAGGTGTATTAAGTTGTTCAATAATTGCATTATGAAGAACTGCTACTTAGGAGTCTCACGTTGCTGATTATACTATGTCATTATAATAGCacaggtattttttttaagagttttctgtAAAGAAAGCCTTGCTAATGTTAAATAGAATCACACCTATAGGCATAATTAAACAATTCATGGTAGAGATGAGGATTGAGAAGCTTCCACTGCTTAGGTACTGGAAGAGACCTTCTCCAGCCCCAGAGGTATCTGGTTCCACCATTTGCTTGTGATAAAGCTGAAAGCCAAATagaccagggaaatgcaaataccATCATTAAGAGGCAAATCATTGCTCAAGCATCTCTTTCTTATTTGACTGCCTTGGGACTAAATAGAGGAAACAGTGATAGAAACAAATGTCCGCCACATTCCTACTTCATTGCTTTTGTTGTAAACAGCTGTATTCTCTAAAGGAATTCTAgttgaagaataaagaaaactcgAATAATCCAAAACTATCTGAAAATCCATAGctacatcattttttaaagtaagtgattcgttttttttttttcttctcagaatgctggagtgtcaCCTTGTCAGCCACCTTGTTTTGACAGTGAtacaatctctctttgggatTTTAGTAAATGGCATCATTTTGATTGTGAACGGTACTGACTTGATCAAGCAGAGAAAGTTGATTCCACTGGATCTCCTTGTTTCCTGCTTGGCGATTTCCAGGATGGGAATTCAGCTGGCCTTCTTCTACATTAACCTGGCTCTTCTTTCCTTGGTCAAATTCCCTCAGGTTACTGAGAAGCTTGTAGTTTTCACATTTGTAAATGATTTGGGACTTTGGTTTGCCACCTGGCTCAGTGTCTACTACTGCACCAAGATTGCTACCATCGCTCACCCTCTCTTATTCTGGTTGAAGATGAAGATCTCCAAGCTGGTTCCTTGGCTGATTCTTGGGTCCCTGCTGTATGCATGTAGTACTTCTGCTGTGCATATCAAATATAAGTGGGCATTTTACGGAGAAGGCTTCCTGGGCCTTTTCTTCCCAAATGTAACAACTCACATCAAAGTAACCCCTACTTTACAGTCTGCCTTTCTGCTTGCTGAGTTTGCATTGCCATTTTTCATCTTCCTGATTTCTTCTCTGCTCTTGATATTTTCCTTGGGGAGACACACCTGGCAGGTGAGAAACACATGGACAGGCCCCAGAAACTCTCACACACGTGCATACATCAGGGCCTTTCACTCCATCCTGTCCTTCCTGGCCCTCTATCTCTGCCACTACCTGATcgttgctttgttcttttttcaaatttttaacctTAGAAGCTTCCTATTTCTGTTCTGCACCTTTGTGGTTGGTTCATACCACTCCATCCACTCTATTACTTTAATTTTAGGAAAccccaaaatgaaacaaaatgcaaaGGCATTGCTCCTTCTCAGAAAGTGAGGTCAGTGAGAGAGAACTTTGATCCATTCAAAAATTTGGCAGTTCAGTGAATTAACGGAAGCTGCTCAGCCTCCCTCAGCCAAACGAAGTCTGTTCACAAATTTACAAAGCATCATCTAAAGACTATTTGTTCAACTTGAGACATTTTTGTGGACGCTCTCCTTTTTCAAAGGGTTACACTGATTTTCAAAGTGTAAAATGTGTTGCTGGATTATGTCAATGTCAGTATCCCTGCCAGGTGCTACCTCATTGGAGAAGCCTGGGTAAGTGGTACAGggatttttctgtattatttgttACACACATCCATGCTAAGTaacttgagtcatgtccaactctttgctaccctatggactgtagcccaccaggctcctacgtccatgggattctccaggcaagaatactggagtgggttgccatgccctcctccaggggatcttccctacccagagatcaaactcacatctcttatgtctcctatattgccaggcgggttctttactgctactgCCATCTTGGAGacccttttaatatttcttatgaCTGCTTACAAATCTGcagttatctcaaaataaaaaacttaaagaaaaaggGGAGCACCTGTTGGAACTCGTGATGGCAGAAGGATGCATGAATGTCCTGGGGACCCTGTGTGTCTAACGCTGGTTTTAGATGATTTATCCCGACTGAAAGCATTGATTGGTCATTCCTTATCTACCTGGATATTATTTCTGCACTTTTTTTTAGAGTCGCAGACAACAGAACCATTTTTTCCTCACCAGATCAGAGAGTAAGCCGAGGACAGGCTGGATTTCTCTGGCCCTGTAAGTAGGTCCACCTACTCCATGCTGCCAAGAACCTAAGTGCCATGGTGACATGATAGAAAAGCAGACAGGTGCTAGAGGAAGAGGAAACAAGGGTTGAACTCTCATTTTCCATTTCACCTAACTGGACACACTGAACAGACAATAGCTTGCAAAGACATTTCATTTTGCACTTGTGTGCTCAGCTTTGGGGCCCTCTCACCTGATGGAGGCACTGTGGACCTCCCACCATGCTGCATGTCTTCTCAATGAGGCAACATCAGTAGGTGGGTGGGCTGGGGGCTTCTCCCTCTGCTTGAAGTCACAGATGCAATTTCAAACTAGCCGATGACGTCAGATGCTAAGAAAAGTGTATATTCCTAAAACACCTTCAGAACCCTTTTTTCTCAGTGGAAGCAAAAGATATTCCTTATTTTCGCCAGCTTGCAGCTTATGTGTAATGATAGAAAATGTGTTAGGTTTGGATTTGCCAGTCATCAACAACATGGATTCAAATGCTGGTTTATAAACCTAAGATATACAGATCTCTTTGCATTAAACTGAGGTCTTCGCTTCAGAAGATCCTTGGTGTAGGAAAGCTCTGAGGTTACTTTTGCTCTTCCTCTGGAGGAAGGAACAAAGCAACAAACTTTGTCTTCTTGGAATTTCCTTCCCCCACGCCCTGGTGGGTGGGAAGGTTTATAGCTAACTGTGTACTCAGGGGGCCAGCTCTGGAAAGAGTGGTTGTGCCCTGGTGATAATGATCACTGTTTCCTTTGGAGGGGACAGTGAGGAATCACATTTTCTGGACATGTCAAGTTCAGATGACTTCTCCTTGAAATATGGtgagaaaagcagaagagatttcaAATATTTGGGGGGATGGGAAATCTGTAACTATACAAGTCTCATCTGATTGTTTTACTCAGATGCCAAGTTCTCATTCAATTACATGCAAATCTTGCTTTAATAATGCTGGTTAATGAGATGAATATGAAAGTATGATTGTTTGTATGCTTAAAAGTTACCAAgagttatatatataaagagaattcATGCTAatgcaaactcttccagaaacacaTTCTCAGTCTACTTTCCTAGAAATGTTGCCCAGCTCTCACGCTGatggagattgtgaaggacactAATTGCCCCATCGCTGCTGGAAGCAAAACAGACTCAGTCTTTtggttgcttcagttcagttcagttcagtcgctcagtcgtgtctgactctttgcgaccccatgaatcgcagcacgccaggcctccctgtccatcaccagctcccggagttcattcagactcacggccatcgagtccgtgatgccatccagccatctcatcctctgtcgtccccttctcctcctgcccccaatcactcccagcatcagagtcttttccaatgagtcaattcttcacatgaggtggccaaagtactggagcttcagctttagcatcattccttccaaggaaatcccagggttgatctccttcagaatggactggttggatctccttgcagtccaagggactctgaagagtcttctccaacaccacagttcaaaagcatcaatttttcagcactcaactttcttcacagtccaactcttacatccatgcatgactactggaaaaaccatagccttgactaagcggactttgttggcaaagtaatgtctctgcttttaaatatgctatctagtttggtcataacttccttccaaggagtaagcatcttttaatttcatggctgcaatcacaatctgcagtgattttggagcccagaaagataaagtcagccactgtttccactgtttctccatctatttgccatgaagtgatgggaccggatgccatgatcttcattttcgagttttaagccaacattttcactctcctctttcactttcatcaagaggctcttagttcttcttcactttctgccataagggtggtgtcatctgcatatctgaggttattgctatttctcccggcaatcttgattctagcctgtgcttcttccagcccagcgtttctcatgatgtactctgcatataagttaaataagcagggtgacagtatacagccttgacgtttgGAGCTGCCTTTATGTGGACAAAGTGTTCTAGTCCTGCTCACTTTGCATGGGATTACCCTGTCGTGGTACAGCATTGTCCTCTACCCAGTCCCTGAGATGGGGCTGGACATGGTCACCCCAGGAGCCTTGCTGTGGGAGCGCATGCCCATGGGTCAGGCCAGAGGACTGCTGACCACACAGCACAAGGCACTGTCCACTCTTCCTTCGTGTCCTGTGGTTCCCCTGCTCAGTCAGTAGCAGAGGAGATGGGCAGGGAGACAGGCTCTTACAGTGAGGCCAGGGGCAGTAAGAGTATTCCATTCCATCTCAGTAAGAGGTTGGATGAGCACCTCCAAACCAGGACACACACGTCACCACACTGCCACCCATTCTCTATTCAGAGGTTGACCCGTTTGGTGCTCAAGCTTCAGGGATTCTCCATGGTTTCAGTGACCACAAGACAGTGACTCCAACCAAGAAGACTAAACCTGTGTGCTTATATCAACAGTTTTCTCAGAATACAAACGCTGTAACAATTTGGATATGAGGAAAGAAATGCAACAGTTCTAAAGCTCTCCCAAAGTAAGAATGCCTTTTAAATCCTCAGTCACTAATTCAAATGTAGTAACTGCTTGTAGTTAGAATAATCCAGACCCAGAAGTGGAAGGAAGACATTAAACTTAATGTGTACTCATCTtcgttagggcttcccaggtggcgctagttgtaaagaatctgcctgttaataaggagatgaaagagatgcgggtttgatctccgggttgggaagaacccgtgaagaaggaaataaatggcaacccactccaacattcttgcctggaaaattccgtgaacagaggaacctggcaggctatcgtccacagggtctcaaaaagtcagacacaagtgacaGACTGACACACACATCTTCTTCAGGCTAAGGACCACCCATTCCGGACACTTTAGACAGTTTCAACATTATGCCCCATTGCATGCTTAAGTACAGTCATTCATGTCAAACTAGGCTGTGATTTTAGGCTTGGGAAACACGATTTCCATAGCTTTAGGGGATGTAGACCTACATCTCTTGGGGCAAGAGGAGGGATAGGTAGACATATCCGAGAAAGGAAGAAACTAACCAGATCATTCAAACCAGCATTGGCAATCAGTGGGATAACAGATGCTGCAGACAGATGGAGCCCATGTTGGAGAAAAATCCAAATGGCGGGGGCAGGAGACCCACCTGTTTCAGAAGGGTCTTGCTACAGTGTGAATTTGGAATCAAGTTAGTGACTGTATTAGTACAAACAATATCAGCACTgcatgcgcttagttgctcagtcacgtcctactcttcgtgaccctttggactgtaatctgccaggctcctctgtccatgggatttttcaggcgagaatactggaacggggtgccctttccttctccaggggatcctcccaacccagagagtgaactcctgtgtctcctgcattgcaggtggattcctcatcctctgagccaccggggaagccccagtgcCAGCGGTATGttccttttaaaagaattattcttTTGCTGCCTATTGATGGTCAACTGTCATCGGAAACCTTTATGCCGGGAAAAAGGGTAGGGGCTGAGAAAATCGGTCCCAAAGAACTGAGAAGATTAAGCTTTGGGGGAAGAGTCATCATAAATGCAGGCCACACGTGGGCCTTTGCTTCACTGCCCTCTTACAAAAGCGagcatctttctctgtctccttgtaCATTAGACCCCTTGATGCACCACTCTCTACCTTTGCGAGAAGAAATAGTGATTTCTTTTGACATTTGGACTCACATTTGTGACATGTGGGTCTACTTAATCGTTCTGCCTGGGGGTCAGGTTGGTGATTTTATCCTGTAGCTTAAAACATTCCAATCAACACATCGTGGGTTTCCGTTTTTCTCTCTGGTGCtctatttgtttctattttgactGTTTGTCCATAAGATCATTGGTGTAACTCAGTTTAGAATAAAATTATCTACTGAAACTTCTGAAAACATGTCGGCTTTAAAAGTGAAGTTAAAAGTGAAGATTTAGGGGTGGAAGAAATCaggagattaggactgacacatactattgatactatgtataaaattggTAACTATCAAGACCTTACTGTACACACAGAGAGCTCTGCTTACTGCACTGTgctgacctgaatgggaaggaagtccaaaacggagggcttccctggtggcttagagggtaaggcgtctgcctgcaatgcgagagacccaggttcgatccgagacccaggttttgatccctgggtcgggaagatcccctggagaaggaaatggcaacccactccagtactcttgcctgaaaaatcccacggatggaggagcctggtaggctacag
The sequence above is a segment of the Ovis canadensis isolate MfBH-ARS-UI-01 breed Bighorn chromosome 16, ARS-UI_OviCan_v2, whole genome shotgun sequence genome. Coding sequences within it:
- the TAS2R1 gene encoding taste receptor type 2 member 1, producing MLECHLVSHLVLTVIQSLFGILVNGIILIVNGTDLIKQRKLIPLDLLVSCLAISRMGIQLAFFYINLALLSLVKFPQVTEKLVVFTFVNDLGLWFATWLSVYYCTKIATIAHPLLFWLKMKISKLVPWLILGSLLYACSTSAVHIKYKWAFYGEGFLGLFFPNVTTHIKVTPTLQSAFLLAEFALPFFIFLISSLLLIFSLGRHTWQVRNTWTGPRNSHTRAYIRAFHSILSFLALYLCHYLIVALFFFQIFNLRSFLFLFCTFVVGSYHSIHSITLILGNPKMKQNAKALLLLRK